In one Winogradskyella sp. MH6 genomic region, the following are encoded:
- a CDS encoding YkgJ family cysteine cluster protein, with amino-acid sequence MQNQINNLPKLAKDKHKENKTFFAKLRKKPPKQLDYIMQELHEEEFERTDCLQCANCCKTTGPLFTDKDIQRISKSFKMKEQQFIDQYLRVDEDNDYVLQSVPCTFLDADNYCMIYDVRPKACREFPHTDRKKFQQISNLTLKNVAICPAAYNIVEEMKKKISF; translated from the coding sequence ATGCAAAACCAAATCAATAATCTGCCAAAGCTCGCCAAAGATAAGCATAAGGAAAACAAAACCTTCTTTGCAAAACTTAGAAAAAAGCCACCAAAACAATTAGACTACATTATGCAAGAGTTGCATGAAGAAGAGTTTGAGCGTACGGATTGCTTGCAATGTGCTAACTGTTGTAAAACCACTGGACCTTTATTTACGGATAAGGATATTCAGCGCATATCTAAATCTTTTAAAATGAAGGAACAGCAATTTATAGATCAATATTTACGTGTTGATGAGGATAATGATTATGTATTGCAGTCTGTACCTTGTACATTTCTAGATGCGGATAACTATTGTATGATTTATGACGTAAGACCAAAAGCCTGCAGAGAATTTCCGCATACAGACCGTAAAAAGTTTCAGCAAATTTCTAATTTAACTTTAAAGAATGTAGCTATTTGTCCTGCAGCTTATAATATTGTTGAAGAAATGAAAAAAAAGATTTCGTTTTAA
- a CDS encoding gliding motility-associated C-terminal domain-containing protein: MKSFKNYISLLMLLTAMFSFMSCEDNNNEEEEQVFDCCGNTSLDNLDVNNLDESLGEIVPHEVITVNGDAINDRFFPTNIQFYPNNQVTIFNSNDEIVFSETGYGQNGVIFPDNPNSTSLPEGTYRYIIVVENEQTYVNNGFFCLIKPYNIDDLPEYEGQFTTCVAASEFDPFLL, translated from the coding sequence ATGAAAAGCTTTAAGAATTACATATCACTTTTAATGCTATTAACAGCAATGTTTTCTTTCATGTCTTGTGAAGACAATAATAATGAAGAAGAAGAGCAAGTATTTGATTGCTGTGGAAATACCTCACTAGATAATTTAGACGTTAATAACTTAGATGAATCTTTAGGTGAAATTGTACCTCATGAAGTAATTACAGTAAATGGTGATGCTATTAATGATAGGTTTTTTCCCACTAATATTCAATTCTACCCTAATAATCAGGTAACAATATTTAATTCGAATGATGAAATTGTATTTTCTGAAACAGGTTATGGGCAAAATGGTGTGATTTTTCCAGATAATCCAAATTCAACAAGTCTTCCAGAGGGAACATATCGTTATATTATTGTCGTTGAAAATGAACAAACCTACGTTAATAATGGTTTTTTCTGTTTAATAAAGCCTTATAATATTGATGACCTTCCAGAATATGAAGGACAGTTTACAACTTGTGTGGCAGCAAGTGAATTTGATCCTTTTTTATTATAA
- a CDS encoding exo-beta-N-acetylmuramidase NamZ family protein, translating to MRFKVFKNTVLLFVVVAISCAGKGGSKKLEDGSEKTEDTSTALSVTEKNDVKKFIVGANRTDIYLPLLKGKRVGIVANQTSVIFRQKIRKFTVLNYVHIVDSLHERGINIKKVFSPEHGFRGTADAGESVKDGIDVKTQLPIFSLHGKHKKPTAEQLENLDIMIFDIQDVGVRFYTYISTLHYVMEACAENNVKLLILDRPNPNGNYVDGPTLEKEHSSFLGMHTIPLVHGMTIGEYAKMINGEGWLKNNAKCDITVVDMENYNHKNTYSLPIRPSPNLPNDQSITLYPSLGLFEGTNINAGRGTEFQFQLYGAPFLDASHYTFTYTPQPNFGSKYPKHKDVLCYGEDLSKIKAERRFTLKYVIEAYNNATDKSKVFNTANFTKHAGTEKLQEQIESGMSEEAIRATWKDDLEAFKAIRAKYLIYD from the coding sequence ATGCGTTTTAAGGTTTTCAAAAATACAGTTTTATTATTTGTTGTGGTAGCGATTTCTTGCGCAGGAAAAGGAGGAAGTAAGAAATTGGAAGATGGAAGTGAGAAGACAGAAGACACTTCGACTGCACTCAGTGTGACAGAAAAGAATGATGTTAAAAAATTTATAGTTGGTGCTAACCGAACAGATATTTATTTACCATTATTAAAAGGGAAACGTGTTGGCATTGTGGCCAATCAGACAAGTGTTATCTTCAGACAAAAAATAAGAAAGTTTACAGTGTTAAATTATGTCCACATTGTTGACTCTTTGCATGAAAGAGGTATAAATATTAAAAAGGTATTTTCTCCAGAACATGGTTTTAGAGGTACAGCTGATGCTGGTGAAAGTGTAAAAGATGGCATAGATGTAAAAACACAATTACCAATTTTTTCACTTCATGGGAAACACAAAAAACCAACAGCCGAGCAACTTGAGAATTTAGACATTATGATTTTTGATATTCAAGATGTTGGCGTACGTTTTTACACATATATCTCTACGTTGCATTATGTGATGGAAGCTTGTGCTGAAAACAATGTAAAACTTCTCATATTAGATCGTCCAAATCCTAATGGAAATTATGTTGATGGTCCGACGTTAGAAAAAGAGCATAGTAGCTTTTTGGGTATGCATACCATTCCTTTGGTTCATGGAATGACGATTGGCGAATATGCAAAAATGATTAATGGTGAAGGCTGGTTAAAAAACAATGCTAAATGTGATATTACTGTAGTGGATATGGAAAACTATAACCATAAAAACACCTATAGTTTACCAATAAGACCTTCTCCAAATTTACCTAATGACCAATCGATAACTTTATATCCTAGTTTAGGTTTGTTTGAAGGCACAAACATCAATGCTGGTCGTGGTACTGAGTTTCAGTTTCAGCTTTATGGCGCACCTTTTTTAGATGCGTCACATTATACCTTTACATATACTCCACAACCTAACTTTGGCTCAAAATATCCTAAACACAAAGATGTACTGTGTTATGGCGAAGATTTATCTAAGATAAAAGCTGAAAGACGTTTTACATTAAAGTATGTCATTGAAGCTTACAATAATGCTACAGACAAAAGTAAAGTGTTTAATACTGCTAACTTTACGAAACATGCTGGCACGGAAAAACTACAAGAACAAATAGAGTCTGGAATGAGCGAAGAAGCCATTAGGGCAACTTGGAAAGATGATTTAGAGGCTTTTAAAGCAATTAGAGCGAAATATTTAATTTACGATTAA
- a CDS encoding TonB-dependent receptor has product MKIKFLIFIITISSSLSIVAQERAKDTIDDQVVNVVTPYKPTISDAFKIKDTPKLQDSNLVKKKEVKYNIFSIPVASTFTPAKGKAATVDKAKDVKLYDNYASLGVGTYTSILGEVYLNHELSNSENVGGYFSHHSSQGGIEDLLLDDDFSTTHLNAHYSQKLRDFSWKVDGGFDLMTYNWYGLPQNFFGQTEADMIDSSHTFNSFYLGGKINFEDAIINDGSVRFRRFGDNQDSGENRFVAKAGFDIPVQGETINTELYIDYIGGSFDMDYYDLGKINYGNVTVGLSPSYQLTQDDLTVNLGVRLVYLNDTEFSDNKFFIYPNIDASYRLVDEILIAYGGITGQLQQNSYYDFATENPFVSPTLFVAPTDQLYKGFLGLKGKLSNNVSYNVKGNYYAEKNKALFKANDARGDASKDYQYGNSFGVVYDDVTTFSVAGELNIDVDRNFTLGFKGEYFNYNMDNEAEPWNLPNVTGSIFMDLQISEQWYAGASAIYVGERKDQQDLVATLLPQDPSPVITLDSYFDANAHVGYKINDQLSVFAKANNILNQDYQRYLNFPVQGIQFLAGATYQFDF; this is encoded by the coding sequence ATGAAAATCAAGTTTTTAATTTTTATAATCACCATATCAAGCAGTTTATCAATAGTAGCTCAAGAACGAGCAAAGGACACTATTGATGATCAGGTAGTAAATGTAGTAACACCTTACAAACCTACAATTTCAGATGCCTTTAAAATTAAGGATACTCCAAAATTACAAGACTCTAATTTGGTAAAGAAAAAAGAGGTGAAGTACAATATTTTTTCTATTCCTGTGGCTTCAACTTTCACGCCTGCAAAAGGTAAAGCAGCAACGGTTGATAAAGCAAAAGACGTTAAGTTATACGATAATTATGCATCGCTTGGAGTGGGTACTTATACTTCAATTTTAGGGGAAGTATATCTTAATCATGAGCTAAGTAATTCTGAAAATGTTGGAGGTTATTTCAGTCATCATTCTTCTCAAGGTGGAATTGAAGATTTATTGTTAGATGACGATTTTTCTACCACGCATTTAAATGCGCATTATTCTCAAAAGTTAAGAGATTTTTCGTGGAAAGTAGATGGAGGTTTCGACTTAATGACTTACAACTGGTATGGTTTGCCACAGAATTTCTTTGGACAAACGGAAGCTGATATGATAGATTCTAGTCACACGTTTAATAGTTTTTATTTAGGTGGAAAAATTAATTTTGAGGATGCTATTATCAACGATGGTAGTGTGCGTTTTAGACGATTTGGCGATAATCAAGATTCTGGTGAAAACCGATTTGTAGCCAAGGCAGGTTTTGATATTCCTGTGCAAGGTGAAACGATTAATACCGAGCTTTATATAGATTATATAGGTGGAAGTTTTGATATGGATTATTATGATTTAGGCAAAATAAACTATGGAAATGTAACTGTTGGTTTATCACCATCCTATCAGTTAACTCAAGATGATTTAACGGTAAATTTAGGAGTAAGGTTAGTCTACCTTAATGATACTGAGTTTAGCGATAACAAGTTTTTTATCTATCCAAATATTGATGCGTCGTATCGCTTGGTTGACGAAATTTTAATTGCCTATGGTGGAATTACAGGCCAATTACAACAAAACTCTTATTATGATTTTGCTACTGAGAATCCGTTTGTGTCTCCTACATTATTTGTGGCTCCAACTGATCAGCTTTATAAAGGCTTTTTAGGTTTAAAAGGAAAATTGTCTAATAATGTGAGTTATAATGTGAAAGGAAATTACTATGCTGAGAAAAACAAAGCACTTTTTAAAGCGAATGATGCCAGAGGAGATGCTTCAAAAGATTACCAATATGGTAATTCATTTGGTGTAGTGTATGATGATGTTACTACCTTTTCTGTTGCTGGTGAATTAAACATTGATGTAGATAGAAACTTTACGCTTGGCTTTAAAGGAGAGTATTTTAATTACAATATGGATAACGAAGCCGAACCATGGAATCTGCCAAATGTAACAGGTTCTATTTTTATGGATTTACAAATATCTGAACAATGGTACGCAGGTGCAAGTGCCATTTATGTTGGAGAACGAAAAGATCAACAAGATTTGGTAGCTACATTATTGCCACAAGATCCTAGTCCTGTTATAACTTTAGATAGTTATTTTGATGCTAATGCACATGTAGGTTATAAGATTAACGACCAGTTATCTGTATTTGCAAAAGCAAATAACATCCTTAATCAAGATTACCAGCGTTACTTAAACTTCCCTGTTCAAGGCATTCAGTTTTTAGCAGGAGCTACGTATCAATTTGATTTTTAA
- a CDS encoding class I SAM-dependent methyltransferase: MTKDIFGKALLDYQNGNYSEDIVTWTNISDKDELPLPYLFRNYSEMPKLEQKALQLSKGKILDVGCGAGNHTLWLQEKGFNIKAIDSSKGAIEVCNLRGLKNAEHIALLEETDTFDTILLLMNGTGIFQEIIQVAKYLSHLKSLLKPNGQILIDSSDISYMYEDEDGGTWLDLNSGYIGELDYFFSYKGEEEAPMKWLYLDFETLNTACQTVGLKCEKVLDGEHFDYLARITNP, from the coding sequence ATGACGAAAGACATCTTTGGAAAAGCACTATTAGACTATCAGAATGGCAATTATTCTGAAGATATTGTCACATGGACCAACATATCTGATAAGGATGAATTACCTCTTCCGTATTTATTTAGAAATTATTCTGAAATGCCTAAACTAGAGCAAAAAGCTTTGCAGCTAAGCAAAGGTAAAATCCTCGATGTTGGGTGTGGTGCTGGTAACCACACGCTATGGCTACAAGAAAAAGGATTTAATATAAAAGCAATTGACAGCTCTAAAGGTGCTATTGAAGTTTGTAACCTACGAGGTCTAAAAAATGCCGAACACATTGCGTTATTAGAAGAAACAGATACGTTTGACACCATTCTGCTTTTAATGAATGGTACTGGTATTTTTCAAGAAATAATACAGGTTGCTAAATATTTAAGCCATCTAAAATCTTTATTGAAACCAAACGGACAAATTTTAATCGATTCATCTGATATTTCATATATGTACGAAGATGAAGATGGTGGTACTTGGTTAGATTTAAACAGTGGTTATATTGGAGAACTTGATTATTTCTTTAGCTATAAAGGCGAAGAAGAAGCGCCAATGAAATGGCTCTACCTTGATTTCGAAACACTAAACACAGCTTGCCAAACCGTGGGTCTTAAATGCGAAAAAGTTTTGGATGGCGAGCATTTTGATTATTTAGCGAGGATTACAAATCCTTAG
- a CDS encoding glycerophosphodiester phosphodiesterase family protein, protein MSCNSEKQLDIQGHRGCRGLYPENSIPAFEKAIVLGVTTLELDIAITKDKEVVVSHEPFMSRTICFNSEGEEISEDMDMKHNLYEMTHNEIKQFDCGTKLHPTYPDQKKLKTYKPLLSEVFELAKTKNPDIKFNIEIKSKPEYYGIYTPQPDEYVKIVLDEIEESGLFSNVNLQSFDLVILEEIKKQSPNMPVALLVDEDETIQTKLEKLSYKPEIISPYFRLLTSEIINEYHSKDFLIIPWTVNEEQDMFKMLRWNVDGIITDYPDRLLEIRSNKRY, encoded by the coding sequence ATGAGCTGCAATTCCGAAAAACAATTAGATATACAAGGTCACAGAGGCTGTAGAGGATTGTATCCAGAGAACTCCATACCAGCTTTTGAAAAGGCCATTGTGTTAGGAGTTACTACCTTAGAGTTAGATATAGCCATTACAAAAGACAAGGAAGTTGTAGTGTCTCATGAGCCTTTTATGAGCAGAACAATTTGTTTTAATTCTGAAGGTGAAGAGATTTCTGAAGACATGGATATGAAGCATAATCTTTATGAGATGACCCACAATGAGATTAAGCAATTTGATTGTGGTACAAAACTTCATCCGACATATCCAGACCAAAAGAAACTAAAAACCTACAAACCACTTTTATCTGAAGTTTTTGAACTTGCAAAGACTAAAAATCCTGATATTAAGTTCAATATTGAAATTAAATCTAAGCCAGAATATTATGGTATTTATACACCACAGCCAGATGAGTATGTAAAGATTGTTTTAGATGAAATTGAAGAAAGTGGACTTTTCTCAAATGTAAATTTGCAGTCATTTGATTTGGTGATTTTAGAAGAAATAAAGAAACAATCTCCAAACATGCCAGTTGCGCTTTTGGTAGATGAAGATGAAACTATTCAAACAAAGCTTGAAAAACTATCTTACAAACCAGAAATAATAAGTCCATATTTTAGATTATTAACTTCAGAAATTATTAATGAATACCACTCTAAAGATTTCCTAATCATCCCTTGGACAGTCAATGAAGAACAGGATATGTTTAAGATGCTAAGATGGAATGTGGATGGCATTATCACAGACTATCCTGACAGACTTTTAGAAATTCGTTCCAATAAACGTTATTAA
- a CDS encoding sterol desaturase family protein, with protein METIINYFDTIPSSHRSIILIGGLTLFWLLESGLPLFKFKYNKWQHALPNLFFTLTTVIINFALASLLFWSSKWVAEHNFGVINWLLPDEQPLWLYVLLGILLLDFFGAYLSHFVEHKVKPLWMVHLVHHTDHKVDTTTANRHHPIESVIRFAFTLFGVFAVGTPFALVMLYQAMSLIFTQFTHANIKLPKGLDKALSYFIISPDMHKIHHHYRLPYTDSNYGNIFSIWDRLLGTYMYMDRENLVYGVDVFPDEVKNGQIKELLKQPFQKYEKPTLSADVEE; from the coding sequence TTGGAAACCATTATTAACTACTTTGATACGATTCCATCTTCGCACCGAAGTATCATTCTTATAGGCGGATTAACACTTTTTTGGTTGCTGGAAAGTGGTTTGCCTTTATTCAAATTTAAATATAACAAATGGCAGCATGCCTTGCCTAATTTGTTTTTTACGCTTACAACGGTTATCATCAATTTTGCTTTGGCTTCTTTATTGTTTTGGTCTTCAAAATGGGTTGCTGAACATAATTTCGGAGTTATCAACTGGCTTTTACCAGATGAACAACCGTTATGGCTTTACGTTTTACTAGGTATCTTGTTATTAGACTTTTTTGGTGCGTATTTATCGCATTTTGTTGAGCATAAAGTAAAACCACTTTGGATGGTGCATTTAGTACATCATACAGACCATAAAGTAGATACAACAACTGCCAATAGGCATCATCCTATTGAGAGTGTTATTCGTTTTGCTTTTACATTGTTTGGTGTTTTTGCTGTAGGTACACCATTTGCTTTAGTAATGTTATATCAAGCTATGTCTTTAATTTTTACACAGTTTACACACGCTAATATCAAACTGCCTAAAGGTTTGGATAAAGCCTTGAGCTACTTTATCATCTCGCCAGATATGCACAAGATTCATCATCATTACAGATTACCTTATACAGATTCTAACTATGGAAATATTTTCAGTATTTGGGATCGTTTACTTGGTACTTACATGTATATGGATAGAGAAAATCTGGTTTACGGAGTAGATGTTTTTCCAGATGAGGTAAAAAATGGTCAGATAAAAGAACTATTGAAACAACCTTTTCAGAAATATGAAAAACCGACACTTTCTGCAGATGTTGAGGAGTAG